The Endozoicomonas montiporae CL-33 genome contains a region encoding:
- the glmS gene encoding glutamine--fructose-6-phosphate transaminase (isomerizing), which yields MCGIVGAVAQRDVAPILLEGLRRLEYRGYDSAGVAIVDDQGELQRVRRTGKVAELADAIAETPAPGGTGIAHTRWATHGEPNERNAHPHVSGEDIAVVHNGIIENHEDLREFLKGEGYVFTSDTDTEVIAHLVNLEQKSSGTLLEAVQKAVKKLEGAYGMVVMDRTDTERLIVARSGSPLVIGLGLSENFIASDQLALFPVTRRFMFLEEGDVAEITRTTVSVFDSKGQTVERPAKESDIEHDAGDKGQYRHYMLKEIHEQPDAIANTLEGRLGEHKLNLDILGKDGIEILNKTEAVQIVACGTSYNSAMVARYWFEELAGIPCRVEIASEFRYRKFFVPKNCLFVTISQSGETADTLAALHLAKEQGYMASLSICNVPGSSMVRESDISLMTRAGAEIGVASTKAFTTQLTALLMLVAAIGRHTGMTEAQEAEIVQALRELPHSIKDALALSSDIEALAEDFAHKHHSLFLGRGTQYPIAMEGALKLKEISYIHAEAYAAGELKHGPLALIDDDMPVIVVAPNNDLLEKLKSNMEEVRARGGQLYVFADRGSKMTQADGMKVLPVNEVPEIVAPILYTIPLQLLSYYVAVLKGTDVDQPRNLAKSVTVE from the coding sequence ATGTGTGGAATTGTTGGCGCGGTAGCGCAAAGGGATGTGGCTCCCATTCTTTTAGAAGGACTTCGTCGTCTGGAGTATCGGGGCTACGATTCGGCCGGTGTTGCGATTGTGGACGATCAGGGCGAACTGCAGAGGGTTCGCAGAACCGGCAAGGTAGCAGAGCTGGCAGACGCTATTGCTGAAACACCAGCTCCGGGTGGTACCGGCATTGCCCACACCCGCTGGGCAACCCATGGTGAGCCAAACGAGCGAAATGCACACCCTCACGTATCCGGTGAAGATATTGCCGTGGTTCATAATGGCATCATCGAAAACCATGAAGACCTGCGTGAATTCCTGAAAGGTGAAGGCTATGTGTTCACCTCCGATACCGACACTGAAGTGATTGCACATCTGGTTAACCTTGAACAGAAGTCTTCAGGCACACTGCTGGAAGCCGTTCAGAAGGCCGTAAAAAAGCTTGAAGGCGCTTACGGCATGGTGGTTATGGATCGTACCGATACCGAGCGACTCATTGTTGCCCGTTCCGGCAGTCCGCTGGTGATTGGTCTGGGTCTGAGCGAAAACTTTATTGCTTCTGATCAACTGGCTCTGTTCCCGGTCACCCGTCGTTTTATGTTCCTTGAAGAAGGTGACGTTGCTGAGATCACCCGTACTACGGTTTCCGTGTTTGATTCGAAAGGTCAAACCGTTGAGCGCCCGGCCAAAGAAAGCGACATTGAGCACGATGCTGGTGACAAAGGTCAGTACCGTCATTACATGCTGAAAGAAATCCATGAACAGCCTGATGCCATTGCCAATACGCTGGAAGGTCGTCTGGGTGAGCACAAACTGAACCTGGATATTCTGGGCAAGGACGGCATTGAAATCCTGAACAAGACGGAAGCCGTACAGATTGTTGCCTGCGGTACCAGTTATAACTCTGCCATGGTCGCCCGTTACTGGTTTGAAGAACTGGCAGGTATCCCTTGTCGTGTAGAAATTGCTTCCGAGTTCCGCTACAGAAAATTCTTTGTACCAAAAAACTGCTTGTTCGTAACGATCTCCCAGTCGGGTGAAACAGCGGATACTCTGGCTGCATTGCATCTGGCGAAAGAGCAGGGCTACATGGCTTCCCTGAGTATCTGCAATGTACCGGGTTCCTCCATGGTGCGTGAATCGGATATATCATTGATGACCCGTGCCGGTGCTGAAATTGGTGTAGCGTCCACCAAAGCCTTTACAACCCAGCTCACGGCTTTGTTGATGCTGGTGGCTGCCATTGGTCGTCATACCGGTATGACCGAAGCGCAGGAAGCCGAAATCGTTCAGGCACTTCGTGAACTGCCACACTCTATTAAAGATGCGCTTGCACTAAGCAGCGACATCGAAGCTCTGGCAGAAGACTTTGCCCACAAACATCACAGCCTGTTCCTCGGTCGCGGTACTCAATACCCGATTGCCATGGAAGGTGCGCTGAAGCTGAAGGAGATTTCTTATATTCATGCCGAAGCTTATGCGGCGGGTGAATTGAAACACGGCCCACTGGCGTTGATTGACGACGATATGCCTGTCATTGTTGTCGCGCCAAATAACGACCTTTTGGAAAAACTCAAATCCAATATGGAAGAAGTACGTGCCCGTGGTGGTCAACTGTATGTCTTTGCGGATCGTGGCTCCAAAATGACACAGGCTGATGGCATGAAAGTGTTGCCAGTGAATGAAGTGCCAGAGATTGTGGCGCCTATCCTTTACACCATTCCTTTGCAGTTGTTGTCCTACTATGTCGCTGTTCTGAAGGGAACGGATGTGGATCAGCCCAGAAATTTGGCCAAGTCTGTCACTGTGGAGTGA
- the glmU gene encoding bifunctional UDP-N-acetylglucosamine diphosphorylase/glucosamine-1-phosphate N-acetyltransferase GlmU: protein MRADIVILAAGQGSRMKSNLPKVLHSIAGKPMLEHVILSAQKTQKMIGDGNIHVVIGHGADKVKDALGHYDLNWVEQTEQLGTGHAVQQAVPGCKGADVVLVLYGDVPLINTSTLQSLLAASNGERLGLLTINLPNPSGYGRIVRDGFGSIQAIVEDKDSSPEQLAINEVNTGIMAIPGGKLGDWVMGLDNNNAQKEYYLTDVVAKAVQEGTPVVHVQPQKATEVEGVNSRVQLTELERALQKELAVSLMASGVTIVDPARLDIRGNIKTGHDIFLDINVVLEGEVELADNVTIEPGCVIRNSKIGEGAIIKAHSVLEDAVVAADCEVGPFARLRPGTNLAEKARVGNFVEIKKANIGEGSKVNHLSYVGDADIGSGVNVGAGVVTCNYDGVNKHQTVIGDDAFIGTNNSLVAPVSVGKGATTGAGSVITKAVEDNQLAVGRARQRNIDSWERPIKKA, encoded by the coding sequence ATGAGAGCCGATATTGTCATTCTTGCTGCCGGACAGGGCAGCCGCATGAAATCCAACCTGCCCAAGGTTCTGCATTCCATTGCAGGCAAACCCATGCTGGAACATGTGATTCTGAGTGCCCAGAAAACCCAGAAAATGATTGGCGATGGCAATATCCATGTGGTGATCGGACACGGAGCAGACAAGGTAAAAGACGCTCTGGGTCATTATGACCTGAACTGGGTTGAGCAAACCGAACAGCTCGGCACCGGTCATGCGGTTCAGCAGGCGGTTCCCGGTTGCAAAGGTGCCGACGTGGTACTGGTACTGTACGGCGATGTTCCTCTGATTAACACTTCGACCCTTCAATCCCTGCTGGCTGCCAGTAACGGTGAACGCTTGGGACTGCTAACCATTAACCTGCCCAACCCTTCCGGTTATGGCCGTATTGTTCGTGATGGTTTTGGCAGCATTCAGGCGATTGTAGAAGACAAAGACTCATCCCCTGAGCAATTAGCCATTAACGAGGTTAACACCGGTATCATGGCCATCCCGGGTGGAAAACTGGGTGACTGGGTGATGGGGCTGGATAACAACAATGCCCAGAAAGAGTATTATCTGACCGATGTGGTAGCCAAAGCGGTTCAGGAAGGTACCCCGGTCGTTCATGTGCAGCCGCAGAAGGCTACAGAAGTTGAAGGTGTAAACAGCCGCGTTCAGCTGACCGAACTGGAAAGAGCCCTGCAAAAAGAACTGGCTGTCAGTCTTATGGCTTCTGGCGTGACCATTGTTGACCCGGCCCGTCTGGATATTCGTGGCAACATTAAGACAGGTCACGATATTTTCCTTGATATTAACGTCGTGCTGGAAGGTGAAGTCGAACTGGCGGACAACGTCACCATTGAGCCGGGCTGTGTCATTCGCAATTCCAAAATTGGCGAAGGTGCCATTATCAAAGCGCATTCGGTACTCGAAGACGCTGTGGTCGCAGCAGACTGTGAAGTCGGCCCGTTTGCACGACTGCGTCCGGGTACCAATCTGGCTGAAAAAGCGCGTGTCGGTAATTTTGTCGAAATCAAAAAAGCCAACATTGGTGAAGGCAGTAAGGTCAATCATCTCAGTTATGTCGGCGATGCTGACATTGGCTCCGGCGTAAACGTCGGTGCAGGTGTAGTGACCTGTAACTACGATGGTGTAAACAAGCATCAGACCGTGATTGGTGACGATGCCTTTATCGGCACAAACAACTCGCTGGTGGCACCTGTCTCTGTCGGCAAAGGCGCAACCACCGGTGCAGGCTCTGTGATTACCAAAGCTGTTGAAGACAACCAGCTGGCTGTCGGACGAGCCCGACAGCGCAATATTGATAGCTGGGAACGACCAATCAAAAAGGCGTAA
- a CDS encoding TrmB family transcriptional regulator, with protein sequence MKLEILEQLGLSAREVSIYLALLKMGTASIRDIAAESGINRGTTYETLKDLAGKGIVSYFPKGKRRVFCAEPPERLLELAEEKRQSLEQGIEEMKHTLIPQLNHLKPDFNPGNVRFYEGDSGIEFVLKDILNTIEQQDGKQYSVFSSKPIRQHLYRPFPNYTQQRIRKQINVRVIAIGEGGEDAELSQRKWIDAKGKIDASYIAIYPPKVAMISLASTNYPVAVVIDSTEIASTQQIVFDTLWSTL encoded by the coding sequence ATGAAACTCGAAATACTGGAACAACTGGGGCTCAGCGCCAGAGAAGTCAGCATCTATCTGGCTCTGTTAAAAATGGGAACGGCTTCCATTCGGGACATTGCTGCCGAATCCGGCATCAACCGGGGCACGACCTATGAAACACTGAAGGACCTGGCGGGCAAAGGCATTGTCAGTTATTTCCCGAAAGGCAAACGCCGGGTGTTCTGTGCCGAACCGCCGGAAAGGCTGCTAGAGCTGGCTGAAGAAAAGCGGCAATCACTGGAGCAGGGCATTGAAGAGATGAAGCACACCCTGATTCCTCAGCTGAATCATCTGAAACCTGACTTTAACCCGGGTAATGTGCGCTTTTATGAAGGCGACAGCGGCATTGAGTTTGTGCTCAAAGATATTCTGAACACCATAGAACAGCAGGACGGCAAGCAGTATTCTGTGTTTTCATCCAAACCAATCCGCCAGCATTTGTACCGGCCTTTTCCGAATTACACCCAGCAACGCATTCGAAAACAGATTAATGTCCGGGTAATTGCCATTGGTGAGGGCGGTGAAGACGCCGAGTTGTCGCAACGGAAGTGGATAGATGCCAAAGGCAAGATAGATGCCAGCTATATAGCCATCTATCCGCCCAAAGTAGCGATGATCTCACTGGCATCCACCAATTATCCGGTGGCAGTGGTGATTGACTCTACGGAAATTGCCAGCACTCAGCAGATTGTTTTTGATACGTTGTGGAGCACCCTTTAA
- a CDS encoding outer membrane protein OmpK, whose protein sequence is MKLLRNATIALATLTAATTASAEYLYGFGNVSINRLDWTNKTEKNTAHKDFTYLEAEGGAGFTWGEVYGFFDLENPHKSSKDGRRLATKANTRINLGETGFNLFAQVYDLRTHDFDEQNRFVGFGYNFTGDNYFFKPTLSLHHAETTYFKGNNGYMLGWVAGYNFKAMGEDFMITNWHEYEFGRNSNYLRSASGNSKKSGHNGGLALWWNATDSITAGLQYRYADDKLGNATYQDGIIYSLKYNF, encoded by the coding sequence ATGAAACTGCTGCGTAACGCCACCATCGCTCTGGCTACTCTGACCGCTGCTACGACTGCAAGTGCCGAATACCTGTACGGTTTTGGTAACGTCAGCATCAACCGTCTGGACTGGACCAACAAGACCGAAAAGAACACTGCCCATAAAGATTTCACCTATCTGGAAGCTGAAGGCGGTGCTGGTTTTACATGGGGTGAAGTCTATGGATTTTTCGATCTGGAAAACCCTCACAAAAGCAGCAAAGATGGTCGCCGTTTAGCAACTAAGGCTAATACCCGTATCAATCTGGGTGAGACTGGTTTCAACCTGTTTGCACAAGTTTATGACCTGCGCACCCATGACTTTGACGAACAAAACCGCTTCGTTGGATTTGGTTATAACTTCACAGGTGATAACTATTTTTTCAAGCCAACTTTATCGCTGCATCACGCCGAAACTACTTATTTTAAAGGCAACAATGGCTACATGCTGGGCTGGGTAGCCGGTTATAACTTCAAAGCCATGGGTGAAGACTTCATGATCACCAACTGGCACGAGTACGAATTCGGTCGTAACTCCAACTACCTGCGCAGTGCCAGTGGCAACTCTAAAAAGTCTGGCCACAATGGTGGTCTTGCTCTGTGGTGGAATGCTACAGACAGTATTACCGCAGGTCTGCAGTACCGCTATGCGGATGACAAGCTGGGCAATGCTACTTATCAGGACGGCATCATCTACAGCCTGAAGTACAACTTCTGA
- a CDS encoding VF530 family DNA-binding protein, with translation MQLQQPNNPLHGITLEKIVTDLHAHYGWKSLGHMIDIGCFTHEPSVKSSLKFLRRTPWAREKVEKLYIETFADD, from the coding sequence ATGCAGCTGCAACAGCCTAACAACCCTCTGCATGGGATAACCCTTGAAAAAATTGTCACAGACCTGCATGCGCACTATGGCTGGAAAAGCCTTGGGCACATGATTGATATCGGGTGCTTTACCCATGAGCCGTCGGTCAAATCCAGCCTGAAGTTTCTGCGCAGAACACCATGGGCAAGGGAAAAAGTCGAAAAACTTTATATTGAAACGTTTGCGGACGATTAA
- a CDS encoding C39 family peptidase, with the protein MKLPTGILGQALNYKVRDNSNQLIKKLQPQKTDNPEVNHKGRKVSSVPDRKYLPSPKALLKSLKALSAYSLKKSSAQPLLRQNSSPLANIAKGIRHETYRTENNVLHGVPHIQQGSPNGCLDACHGMLLQYFDCKDAHQIQGSHHNGVFVQSDTHRSMLKGVDSEDFSHSLHENGLEQTALSQPDTASLKKHIEKGPLLATIKFAKGLTTHSILVVGKVGNNVILNDPWHGGHQVKSMAWLEKNLTKDPNALCLISRADNDSANIPEAPPATTGKLSKLL; encoded by the coding sequence ATGAAGCTACCTACCGGCATTCTGGGGCAGGCTTTAAACTACAAAGTCAGAGATAACAGCAATCAGCTCATAAAAAAACTGCAGCCTCAAAAGACCGATAATCCTGAAGTCAACCACAAAGGCAGAAAGGTGTCTTCTGTACCGGACCGCAAGTATCTTCCTTCGCCTAAAGCATTGCTCAAGTCCTTAAAAGCGTTAAGTGCCTACTCTTTGAAGAAATCCAGCGCACAACCCTTGCTGCGTCAGAACAGCTCACCTCTGGCCAATATTGCCAAAGGCATCCGGCACGAAACTTATCGAACTGAAAATAATGTACTTCATGGGGTTCCTCACATACAACAAGGTTCACCTAATGGGTGTCTGGATGCCTGCCACGGGATGCTGCTACAGTATTTTGACTGTAAGGACGCTCATCAGATACAAGGCTCGCACCATAATGGCGTGTTTGTTCAGTCTGACACTCATCGTTCGATGTTAAAGGGAGTGGACTCTGAAGACTTCTCCCACTCATTACACGAAAATGGTCTGGAACAAACAGCGTTGAGTCAACCAGATACAGCGAGCCTGAAAAAGCATATTGAGAAAGGTCCGCTACTGGCAACGATAAAATTTGCCAAAGGGTTAACCACGCACTCGATTCTGGTGGTCGGAAAAGTCGGTAACAATGTTATTCTGAATGACCCATGGCACGGAGGGCATCAGGTCAAAAGCATGGCGTGGTTAGAAAAAAATCTGACGAAAGACCCAAACGCCTTATGCCTGATAAGCCGGGCAGACAACGATTCAGCAAACATACCCGAAGCTCCCCCTGCAACAACGGGCAAACTGTCCAAATTACTTTAA
- a CDS encoding OprD family outer membrane porin — MPALRPALIPLSSCLLLSASCLASTGTSFIDDGAIDGKIRTVYYDVENTYQKDQGVKPYRDGAWTGGLLVNVRSGYLGDMFAIGGSFYGAAKINYDKDRFKDSYQLLKTGKNGKQEGFSKLGQAWFELKCEQEGNPFSGRLKVGRQELYTGLVSSSGSRTVPSTWEGVNLNTKLYETQFKFAYVNKMSLRNEDDFNKIENFDGRKIDYILAAELSHTFDLPNHQSLELKYRNAFSKSFLQAHNAEVNWKTPLSDSTSLRLGGMVFYTKEDGNLWTGEVFGKKSFDDKATAGNLNATLSVGSWSFDTAVSTFKAESKTHKFRSDSSQYAAPSVYYYDLGKNTHGIWGMPTSPFAEDMLYDGETVWMVGFGYDFTKLGAKGLEAGYGYYSGSGMKVYDRQGGSKKVSENEHDVWVKYAFLQTVLKGLVFKLHYGIYRNDKELMKAIDKEENDLRVWLDYNFVIF, encoded by the coding sequence GTGCCTGCACTAAGACCAGCACTTATCCCCTTGTCATCGTGTCTGTTATTGTCCGCCAGTTGCCTTGCCAGCACCGGCACCTCGTTTATAGACGACGGCGCAATAGACGGAAAAATTCGAACGGTTTACTACGACGTAGAAAACACTTACCAGAAAGATCAGGGTGTAAAACCCTACCGGGATGGCGCCTGGACTGGCGGCTTGCTTGTGAATGTCCGCTCAGGCTATCTCGGTGATATGTTTGCCATTGGTGGCTCATTCTATGGTGCGGCCAAAATCAATTACGACAAAGACCGGTTCAAAGACTCTTACCAGCTGTTAAAGACCGGCAAAAACGGTAAACAGGAAGGCTTTTCCAAGCTGGGTCAGGCATGGTTTGAATTGAAGTGCGAACAGGAAGGCAATCCTTTTTCCGGCAGACTGAAAGTGGGTCGTCAGGAACTCTACACAGGTCTGGTGTCCAGCTCCGGTTCCCGTACTGTTCCCAGTACGTGGGAAGGGGTTAACCTGAATACCAAGCTGTATGAGACACAGTTTAAATTTGCGTACGTGAATAAAATGTCTCTGCGTAACGAAGATGATTTCAACAAAATTGAAAACTTCGATGGCAGAAAAATTGATTATATTCTGGCTGCCGAATTGTCCCATACCTTTGACCTGCCCAACCATCAGAGCCTTGAGCTAAAGTACCGCAATGCTTTTTCCAAGAGTTTTCTGCAGGCACATAACGCTGAAGTTAACTGGAAAACACCTTTGTCAGACAGTACCAGCTTGCGCTTAGGCGGTATGGTGTTTTACACCAAAGAAGACGGAAACCTGTGGACAGGCGAGGTTTTCGGCAAGAAGTCATTTGATGACAAAGCCACAGCGGGTAACCTGAATGCCACCCTGAGCGTTGGCAGCTGGAGTTTTGATACGGCAGTCAGTACGTTTAAAGCCGAGTCCAAAACCCATAAGTTCCGCAGTGACAGCAGCCAGTATGCGGCACCGTCTGTCTATTACTACGACCTGGGTAAAAACACCCACGGCATCTGGGGCATGCCCACCAGCCCTTTTGCTGAAGACATGCTGTACGACGGTGAAACGGTATGGATGGTTGGCTTCGGATACGACTTTACCAAACTGGGCGCGAAAGGCCTGGAAGCCGGGTACGGCTACTACAGCGGCTCAGGCATGAAGGTGTATGACCGGCAGGGTGGTAGCAAAAAGGTGTCTGAAAACGAGCACGACGTCTGGGTCAAATACGCTTTTCTGCAAACCGTTCTGAAAGGGCTGGTATTCAAGCTTCACTACGGCATCTACCGCAATGACAAAGAACTGATGAAAGCAATTGATAAGGAAGAAAACGATCTTCGAGTCTGGCTGGATTATAACTTTGTGATTTTTTAG
- the ushA gene encoding bifunctional UDP-sugar hydrolase/5'-nucleotidase UshA, giving the protein MLSSRLVSLFLAGALLLAGCAHDQKVPTSAKLKSVEFTVVHTNDNHGKFWRNRHGEMGMAARKTLIDRIRRDVESKGGKVLVLSAGDVNTGVPESDIQQAKPDFIGMNMIGYDAMALGNHEFDNPLPVLLEQEHWAHFPFLAANIFYKNNHELLFKPYIMKDLEGVRVAILGLTTEDTEALVMQDNVKDIYFTDAVSTAKEWVPKLKDKEKADVVIALTHIGHYLNAVHGNNAPGDVTLAKDVNGIDIIVGGHSQNKMEKPDIKNSTYILQAWEWGKYVGRADFVYYYVDNFDGKGNRGGVLKMVNYRLIPVNLKKQVLVNGKSEWVSIEPEIPENPEVLKVLQVYQDKASKMLLRTVGELDKPMPGERDIVRSRPAAIGVLIARAQMEKAKADLGVVNGGGIRTGLPAGNITEKDVLSVQPFGNMVCYVEMTGTELKHFIEDIASIEPTNGGFAHFSNNVRLTISGGDKLTRLEINGKPVQKDKTYRLAINEFSASGGDKWPEIDNNPTFINTGYTDAVVLKDYIQKHSPLQRIVFEPQPGDIIRK; this is encoded by the coding sequence ATGCTCAGCTCGCGTCTTGTGTCTCTGTTTCTGGCAGGTGCCCTGTTGCTTGCCGGTTGTGCCCATGATCAAAAAGTGCCGACGTCGGCGAAGTTGAAGTCGGTCGAATTTACCGTTGTGCACACCAACGATAATCACGGAAAGTTCTGGCGCAACCGTCATGGTGAAATGGGCATGGCTGCTCGCAAGACTTTGATTGACCGTATTCGTCGAGACGTTGAAAGCAAAGGCGGTAAAGTGCTGGTGTTGTCTGCCGGAGACGTTAATACCGGTGTGCCTGAATCGGATATCCAGCAGGCTAAACCGGACTTTATCGGCATGAACATGATTGGCTACGATGCCATGGCGTTGGGTAACCATGAATTTGATAATCCTCTGCCCGTACTACTGGAGCAGGAACACTGGGCACATTTTCCATTTCTGGCTGCCAATATTTTCTATAAAAACAACCATGAGCTTCTGTTCAAACCGTACATAATGAAAGACCTTGAAGGCGTTCGGGTCGCTATCCTGGGACTGACTACAGAAGATACCGAAGCACTGGTGATGCAGGATAATGTTAAAGACATCTACTTCACCGACGCCGTAAGCACTGCCAAAGAGTGGGTGCCCAAACTGAAAGATAAAGAGAAGGCTGATGTCGTTATTGCCCTTACCCATATCGGGCATTACCTGAATGCAGTGCATGGTAATAATGCTCCGGGGGATGTAACCCTGGCAAAAGACGTCAATGGTATTGATATCATTGTGGGCGGGCATTCCCAGAACAAAATGGAGAAGCCGGATATCAAGAACAGCACCTATATCCTGCAGGCATGGGAGTGGGGTAAGTATGTAGGCCGGGCTGACTTTGTGTATTACTACGTCGATAACTTTGATGGAAAAGGAAACCGTGGTGGTGTACTGAAAATGGTCAACTATCGCCTGATTCCTGTGAATCTGAAAAAGCAGGTGCTGGTGAATGGTAAAAGTGAATGGGTCAGCATTGAACCGGAGATTCCGGAAAATCCTGAAGTATTGAAAGTGTTGCAGGTTTATCAGGATAAAGCCTCTAAAATGCTGCTGAGAACAGTGGGTGAGCTGGATAAGCCGATGCCCGGAGAACGTGATATTGTTCGTTCACGGCCTGCCGCTATAGGCGTACTGATTGCCAGAGCGCAGATGGAGAAGGCCAAGGCCGATCTTGGTGTTGTTAATGGTGGAGGCATTCGCACAGGGTTACCCGCCGGAAACATTACCGAGAAGGATGTACTGAGTGTTCAACCCTTTGGGAATATGGTGTGCTATGTAGAAATGACGGGTACCGAGCTGAAGCATTTCATTGAGGATATTGCCAGCATTGAACCCACCAACGGCGGCTTTGCCCATTTCAGCAACAATGTTCGTTTAACGATTTCGGGTGGTGATAAACTGACCCGGCTGGAGATCAATGGCAAACCGGTTCAGAAAGATAAAACCTATCGACTGGCGATCAACGAGTTTTCAGCCAGTGGTGGCGATAAGTGGCCGGAGATTGACAACAACCCGACGTTTATTAATACCGGTTATACCGATGCGGTGGTGTTGAAAGATTATATTCAAAAGCATTCACCACTACAGCGGATCGTTTTTGAACCGCAGCCTGGTGATATCATAAGAAAATAA
- a CDS encoding 5'-nucleotidase C-terminal domain-containing protein, translating into MSILRRFPLITALLSMSVLLAGCSPAVENSRYDEGRHHKLTVLHTNDNNGQFWRNDKNEWGMAARKTLIDSIREEVENEGGHVLLLSGGNINKGVPESDLQSGIPDILGMNLIGYDAMVVGSHEFDIPPNILKMQQDLSTFPILAANVFDSETGQPGFDSFKTFNFNGLSVGVVGITTPDTLRTGHPENTKGIEFTAPVRVARSAVDLLREDVDVLIALAHLGHFETNSGSLSSPGDLRLADKVEGYDLIVGGHSQNALYEPVQRNGSWIVQAGCRGQYVGRADFELRNGKLTMTHYELIPVNHEGDEKLWREAPEMLELLAPYKLDGELRLQQSIGVTDERLQGEADEVRTSHTNLGNLIASAQQEMARADFAVVNAGSIKASLPEGSITYQDILSVQPDSNMIGLIEMKGFEVEKYLRKIFMIPKGDSGFAQFSGVTFRLSEKEGLKIKIRNTDLRQKANYRMAINTALAAGEDGYPTLIDHPGFINLNRTDADALWSFIENNTPIQAANYDIDPMIDQFAR; encoded by the coding sequence ATGTCCATTCTTCGTCGATTTCCGTTGATCACAGCCCTGCTTTCCATGTCAGTCCTGCTGGCAGGATGCTCTCCAGCTGTGGAAAACAGTCGCTACGATGAAGGCAGACATCACAAGCTGACCGTACTGCACACCAACGATAATAACGGTCAGTTCTGGCGCAACGACAAAAACGAATGGGGCATGGCTGCCCGTAAAACGCTGATCGACTCCATTCGGGAAGAGGTTGAAAACGAAGGCGGACATGTTCTGCTATTGTCCGGTGGCAATATCAATAAAGGCGTACCGGAATCCGACCTGCAAAGTGGTATTCCCGATATACTTGGCATGAACCTCATTGGCTACGACGCCATGGTGGTGGGCAGTCATGAGTTTGATATCCCGCCCAATATCCTCAAAATGCAGCAGGATCTTTCTACCTTCCCTATTCTGGCAGCCAACGTCTTTGATTCGGAAACCGGACAACCGGGCTTTGATTCCTTTAAAACGTTTAACTTCAACGGGCTTTCTGTAGGCGTCGTTGGTATTACAACACCGGACACTTTGAGAACAGGGCACCCGGAAAACACCAAAGGTATTGAGTTTACAGCACCCGTCAGAGTAGCCCGATCTGCTGTCGATCTTCTTCGTGAAGATGTTGATGTGCTGATCGCTCTGGCGCATCTTGGACACTTTGAAACCAACAGCGGAAGCCTGAGTTCACCGGGTGATCTCAGGCTGGCCGACAAAGTAGAAGGCTATGATCTGATTGTTGGCGGGCACTCCCAAAATGCCCTTTATGAACCTGTGCAGCGAAATGGCAGCTGGATTGTTCAGGCTGGTTGTCGTGGTCAATATGTCGGCAGAGCGGATTTTGAATTGCGAAATGGCAAACTGACGATGACGCATTATGAGCTGATTCCGGTCAATCATGAAGGCGATGAAAAACTCTGGCGTGAAGCTCCGGAAATGCTGGAGCTTTTAGCACCTTACAAACTTGATGGCGAACTTCGCCTGCAACAGAGCATTGGCGTGACGGATGAGCGTCTGCAAGGGGAAGCCGACGAAGTCCGAACCAGCCACACCAATCTCGGCAACCTGATTGCCAGCGCCCAGCAGGAAATGGCCCGGGCTGATTTTGCCGTCGTGAATGCCGGCAGTATTAAGGCCAGCTTGCCAGAAGGCAGCATTACTTATCAGGATATTCTTTCAGTGCAGCCAGACAGCAATATGATCGGGCTGATTGAAATGAAAGGGTTCGAAGTTGAAAAATACCTTCGTAAGATATTTATGATTCCTAAAGGCGACAGTGGTTTTGCACAGTTTTCCGGAGTCACCTTCCGCCTGTCGGAAAAAGAAGGACTTAAAATCAAAATTCGCAATACCGACCTTCGGCAAAAAGCCAATTACCGGATGGCTATTAATACAGCACTGGCTGCCGGAGAAGACGGTTACCCGACACTCATCGACCATCCCGGGTTTATTAACCTGAATCGTACCGATGCCGACGCGCTCTGGTCGTTTATTGAAAACAATACACCGATTCAGGCAGCAAATTACGACATTGATCCGATGATCGATCAGTTTGCCCGCTGA